A part of Gallus gallus isolate bGalGal1 chromosome 30, bGalGal1.mat.broiler.GRCg7b, whole genome shotgun sequence genomic DNA contains:
- the PNPLA6 gene encoding patatin-like phospholipase domain-containing protein 6 isoform X18 — translation MHPIGFLHGRNPSADMGQSALEPQEEAEDASLMATLSELFAEEQLSTSTVLWAMLSVSLLTVLFAIGIVLLVRRLRLKKVPAQETPKYRFRKRDKMLFYGRKIMRKVSQSTSSLVDTTISSTSRPRMKKKLKMLNIAKKFLRIQKELPTLQLKEPPPSVLEADLTEFDVANSHLPSEVLYMLKNVRVLGHFEKPLFLELCKHMVFQQCQQGDYVFRPGQPDTSIYVLQDGKLELLLTEPDGKETVMKEVFPGDSVHSLLSILDVITGHQRPYRTVCARAAEDSTVLRLPVEAFSAVFEKYPESLVRVVQIIMVRLQRVTFLALHNYLGLTNELFSHEMQPLRLFPQPSHATRTSPVRHGKRGLGAAEEGRERPTELSKVLDSPCPHPTAGRGSQPSVPAVEPLKAGVLDAPAPPLLSRCISMPVDISGIQKGPRSDFDMAYERGRISVSLQEDSTSPLAAFSRSISHEPKERKSVTVEEQPSGIYRYSCEDESAAVDCPFEPYQGRQTSAIFEAAKQELVKLMKVEDPSLLNNRVLLHHAKAGTVIARQGDQDVSLHFVLWGCLHVYQRMIDKAEDVCLFLTQPGEMVGQLAVLTGEPLIFTIKANRDCTFLKISKSDFYEIMREQPSVVLSVAHTVVTRMSPFVRQMDFAIDWMAVEAGRALYRQGDKSDCTYIALNGRLRSVIQKGSGKKELIGEYGRGDLIGVVEALTRQPRATTVHAVRDTELAKLPEGTLNNIKRRYPQVVTRLIHLLSQKILGNLQQLRGPFAGSGLGMASSSEPTNPTSNLSTVAVLPVCDDVPTAAFTLELKHALNAIGPTLLLTSDIIRARLGSSALDSIHEYRLSGWLAQQEDIHRIVLYQTDCTLTPWTVRCIRQADCILIVGLGDQEPALGELEQMLENTAVRALKQLVLLHREDGPSPSRTVEWLNMRSWCSGHLHIKCPRRVFSRRSPAKLREMYEKVFAKSADRHSDFSRLARVLTGNTIALVLGGGGARGCSHIGVIKAMEEAGIPIDMVGGTSIGSFIGALYAEERSAVRTKQRAREWAKCMNSVFATVLDLTYPITSMFSGSAFNASINKVFQDKQIEDLWLPYFNVTTDITASAMRVHTDGSLWRYIRASASYTPYLPPLCDPKDSHCLVDGCYVNNVPGGALQTAPLPPMGAHWTPVGCRHPWARAGVRGSPLGGSGRHGASRAHCNCSPPVQARSGGTCEPA, via the exons ATGCATCCTATTGG ATTTCTGCATGGGCGAAACCCCTCGGCGGATATGGGGCAGAGCGCGTTGGAGCcgcaggaggaggcagag GACGCGTCCCTGATGGCCACGCTGTCTGAGCTCTTTGCCGAGGAGCAGCTCTCCACCAGCACG GTGCTGTGGGCAATGCTCAGCGTCAGCCTCCTCACCGTTCTCTTTGCAATTGGCATCGTGCTGCTGGTCCGGCGGCTGCGCCTTAAGA AGGTGCCTGCACAGGAGACGCCCAAATACCGCTTCCGAAAAAGGGACAAGATGCTGTTCTACGGGCGCAAGATCATGCGCAAA gTCTCCCAGTCCACCTCCTCGCTGGTGGACACCACCATTTCCAGCACCTCTCGGCCCCGCATGAAGAAGAAACTCAAAATGCTCAACATCGCCAAAAA GTTCCTGCGCATCCAGAAGGAGCTGCCCAcgctgcagctgaaggagccCCCGCCATCGGTGCTGGAAGCTGACCTGACCGAATTCGACGTGGCCAACTCCCACCTCCCCTCCGAGGTGCTCTACATGCTCAAAAACGTCCG GGTGTTGGGACACTTTGAGAAGCCGCTGTTTCTGGAGCTCTGCAAGCACATGGTtttccagcagtgccagcaagGGGATTACGTATTCCGACCCGGGCAGCCCGACACCAGCATCTACGTGCTGCAGGACGGcaagctggagctgctcctcaCCGAGCCG GATGGAAAGGAGACTGTGATGAAAGAGGTGTTTCCTGGAGACAGCGTGCACAGCCTGCTCAGCATCCTCGATGTCATCACG GGCCACCAGCGGCCATACCGTACGGTGTGTGCGCGGGCAGCAGAGGATTCAACGGTTCTCCGTTTGCCAGTTGAAGCCTTTTCAGCTGTCTTTGAGAAGTACCCCGAGAGCCTGGTGCGGGTGGTGCAG ATCATCATGGTGCGCTTGCAGCGCGTCACCTTCCTGGCACTGCACAATTACCTGGGGCTGACGAATGAGCTTTTCAGCCAC GAGATGCAGCCACTGCGGCTCTTCCCGCAGCCCAGCCATGCCACCCGCACCAGCCCTGTCCGCCATGGCAAGCGGGGGCTCGGCGCTGctgaggagggaagggagagacCAACGGAGCTGAGTAAGGTTCTGGACTCCCCCTGCCCCCACCCTACAGCAGGAAGGGGATCACAGCCATCTGTCCCTGCAGTTGAGCCGCTGAAAGCCGGAGTTCTGGATGCCCCTGCACCACCACTGCTGAGCCGCTGCATCTCCATGCCAGTGGATATCTCTG GCATCCAGAAGGGTCCCCGCTCTGACTTTGACATGGCCTACGAGCGCGGACGCATCTCAGTATCGCTGCAGGAGGACAGCACCAGCCCCCTGGCTGCCTTCTCTCGG TCCATCTCACACGAGCCCAAGGAACGTAAGTCGGTGACGGTGGAGGAGCAGCCATCGGGTATCTACAGGTACAGCTGTGAGGACGAGTCGGCCGCGGTGGACTGTCCCTTCGAGCCCTACCAGGGCCGTCAAACCAGCGCCATCTTCGAGGCTGCCAAGCAGGAGTTGGTCAAACTGATGAAGGTGGAG GACCCTTCTCTGCTCAACAACCGTGTCTTGCTTCATCACGCCAAAGCTGGGACGGTTATTGCCCGTCAAGGGGACCAG GACGTGAGCCTCCACTtcgtgctgtggggctgcctaCATGTCTACCAGAGGATGATTGACAAGGCCGAAGATGTCTGCCTCTTCCTGACACAGCCTGGTGAGATGGTGGGGCAGCTGGCCGTGCTCACTGGAGAGCCCCTCATCTTCACCATCAAGGCCAACCGAGACTGTACCTTCCTCAAGATCTCCAAGTCAGACTTCTACGA GATCATGCGGGAGCAGCCCAGCGTGGTGCTGAGCGTCGCCCACACCGTGGTCACCCGCATGTCACCCTTCGTGCGCCAAATGGACTTCGCCATCGATTGGATGGCGGTGGAAGCCGGCCGGGCGCTCTACAG GCAGGGTGACAAGTCAGACTGCACCTACATCGCGCTCAACGGGCGGCTCCGCTCCGTCATCCAGAAGGGCAGTGGCAAAAAGGAGCTCATTGGGGAGTACGGCCGCGGGGACCTGATTGGCGTG GTGGAAGCACTTACCCGGCAACCCCGTGCCACCACGGTGCACGCGGTCCGGGACACGGAGCTGGCCAAGCTTCCCGAAGGCACCTTGAACAACATCAAGCGTCGGTACCCTCAG GTTGTCACCCGTCTCATCCACCTCCTGAGCCAGAAGATCTTGGGAAACCTCCAGCAGCTCCGCGGCCCCTTCGCAG GCTCTGGTTTGGGCATGGCCTCCAGCTCGGAGCCCACCAACCCCACCAGCAACCTGTCAACGGTGGCGGTGCTGCCAGTGTGTGACGACGTGCCCACGGCTGCCTTCACCTTGGAGCTCAAGCACGCGCTGAATGCCATCG GTCCCACGCTGCTCCTCACCAGTGACATCATCCGCGCCCGACTTGGCTCCTCGGCACTGGACAG CATCCATGAGTACCGCCTGTCGGGCTGGCTGGCCCAGCAAGAAGACATCCATCGCATCGTGCTCTACCAAACCGACTGCACTCTGACGCCGTGGACCGTGCGCTGCATCCGGCAGGCGGACTGCATCCTCATTGTTGGGTTGGGTGACCAGGAGCCAGCGCTCGGAGAG CTGGAGCAGATGCTGGAGAACACGGCGGTGCGTGCACTGAAGCAGTTGGTTCTCCTGCACCGTGAGGATGGTCCCAGCCCATCGCGCACCGTTGAGTGGCTCAACATGCGGAGCTGGTGCTCGGGCCACCTGCACATCAAGTGCCCGCGCCGCGTCTTCTCCCGACGCAGCCCCGCCAAGCTG CGAGAGATGTACGAGAAGGTGTTCGCCAAGAGCGCCGATCGGCACAGCGACTTCTCCCGCTTGGCGCGGGTGCTCACCGGCAACACCATCGCCCTCGTTTTGGGTGGCGGCGGAGCCAG gGGCTGCTCCCACATCGGGGTGATCAAGGCGATGGAGGAGGCGGGGATCCCCATCGACATGGTTGGCGGCACCTCCATCGGATCCTTCATCGGCGCGCTGTACGCTGAGGAGCGCAGCGCCGTGCGCACCAAGCAGCGGGCACGCGAGTGGGCCAAG TGCATGAATTCGGTGTTTGCGACCGTCCTGGACCTCACTTACCCCATCACCTCCATGTTTTCGGGCTCAGCCTTCAACGCCAGCATCAACAAAGTTTTCCAGGACAAGCAGATCGAG GACCTTTGGCTTCCTTACTTCAACGTCACAACAGACATCACGGCCTCAGCCATGCGGGTGCACACGGATG GCAGTCTTTGGCGTTACATCCGAGCCAGTGCCTCCTATACCCCCTACCTGCCTCCGCTCTGCGACCCCAAGGACAGCCACTGCCTCGTGGACGGCTGCTATGTTAACAATGTCCCAG GTGGAGCTTTGCAAACGGCCCCTctgccacccatgggtgcccacTGGACCCCCGTGGGGTGCAGACATCCCTGGGCAAGGGCAggggtgaggggcagcccccTGGGGGGCTCAGGCAGGCACGGGGCAAGCCGTGCTCACTGCAATTGTTCCCCGCCGGTGCAGGCTCGCTCTGGCGGTACGTGCGAGCCAGCATGA